The genomic DNA TCGCCGTCCGCGTCCTGCAGGTCCAGGTCCAGCGAGCGGAGGAACTCGATGGCGCCGGCCTCGTCGTTCGATATCCCGGGGACGAACGTGTCGGTGGCGTACTCGAGGAGCTTCGGGAGCGGTCGGGTCTGCTTCCCGTACACGGCGAGGTCCTGCCCCTCGTCCAGCACCCCGGCCGCGACCCCCTCGGCGACGATGCCGGCGTTGGCGCCGTGCAGCTCGCCGCCCGAGGCCTGCATGTCACCGACGGCCCCCACGACGGCGAGTGCCGCGAGGTCGCGGTTGTCGGCGTCGCGCCCGTGCTCGCGCTCGGCGCCCACGGGTTCGAGTGCGCGCGCCAGGACGTACGCCGCGCCCGCGCCCGACAGCTCCGAGGCGCCGTTCAGCCCCCGGAGGAGGGGGTTCAGGTGGAACTCCGTCTCGCACGCCCCTCCGTCGGCGGCCTCCCCTGTCGCGGGCTGGTGGTGGTCCGCGATGACGGGTTCGAAGTGGCCCGCGCGCTCGTGGGCCGCGATGATGTCGAGTTGCCCGCTCCCGAAGTCCGTGAACAGGACGGTGTCGTAGTCGCGGTCGGCGATGCCGGCGACTGACTCGGCGTCCAGTTGCTTCTCGAAGACGACCTCGTACGGGATGCCCGCGCGTTCGAGCGCCGTCGACGCGACGGCGGCGCTGGTCAGGCCGTCGGCGTCGATGTGTGAGGCCAGCAGGACCCGGTCGGCCGCGGCGAGCCGCCGGGCGCAGCGTGCGGCGTCCTCGGCCAGCTCCGGCACCGGCATCTCATCGGGGTCCGGTGCGGCAACGGTGGCAGCCATTACCCGAGGGTGGGTCGGGTTCCCGGATAAACCTGCGGTCGGCTTCCCCTGCCTCCCGCTCGGCCGCGGTCCGTCCGGCCCCTCGCCGGGCACGGAATTATGCCCTCCCCCAACGACGGGCCTGTATGCGTGTTCAGCTCTCAGCGGTGGAGCGACGGACCGGCGGCTGGCTCCTCTGCCTCGCCGGTCTCGCACACCTCCTCGCACCGAACCTGACGGTCGACGTGGTCCGGGCCGTGTACGCCGAGACGCTGGACGCCGCGTTCATCCCCCGCGACGGCACGAACGCCCGCGTCCGCCTGCTGGGCGCGGTGCTGGTGGCACTCGGTCTGGTGGTGTCCCGTGGGACGGCCGGCCCCGCGACCGGCGAGTGACGGTCTGGTTAGGGCGGCCTAAAATTCGACGGGCTTTTCAATAGTTAGGGTGGCCTAAAACGTATGGCAGACCACAGCGGTCGCGGCGTGTCGCGCAGGGACGTGCTGACAACCGGTGCCGGCGTCGCCGGCGCAACGCTGCTCGCGGGCTGTTCGGAGGGGTTCGGTGGAACCGGCGGCGGTGACGGTGGCGACGGTGGCGACACCTACACCGTCTCGATGGCGCCGACCGGCGAGGTGTCGTTCGACCGGCCGCCGGAGTCCGTGGCCCACTACTTCCCCGGCTACGCCGACATGGCCGTCGCGGTGGGCCACGCGGACAGCGTCAACTCCGTCGGCGTGGTGAGCCGCTACCACGTCGACCACTACGACGAACTCGACGGGGTCTCCATCGACAAGTCGTCGCTGACGGAACTCGTCGGCGAGAGCGGCATCGACAAGGAGCTGCTCTACGACCTCGACAGCGACCTCCACATGATCGACCCGGAGTGGCTGGTCAACAACGGCTTCTTCGGGTTCGAGCAGGCGGACATCGAGGAGCTGTCCGAGAACGTGGCCCCGTTCCTCGGCAACAGCATCTTCCGCCGGACGGACAAGTGGCACGACTACCGCTTCTATACCCTGTACGAGGCGTTCGGGAAGGTCGCCAAGGCCCATCAGGAGGAGGAGCGCTACGAGTCCTTCCGCGCGTTCCACGACGACTTCCTCGCGGCGCTGCAGGCGTCGCTGCCGAGCGCCGACGCCCGCCCGAACGGACTGCTCTGCTTCGCCGGCTCCGACGAACCCGAGGCGTTCAGCCCCTACCGGCTCACCGACAAGGGGACCAACAAGAAGCCGTTCCGCGACCTGGGTATCCCGGACGCGCTCGCCGGGACCGGCATCGAGGGGCTCTCGACGACCGAGCGCGGGCAGATTGACTACGAGGCGATGCTCCAGGTCGACCCGGACGCGCTGTTCGTCCGCGGCCACGAGGACAAGAGCCGCGGGGAGTTCGAGGACACCGTCGTCGCGTTCATGGAACAGCACGATACTGCCAGCGAGCTGACCGCGGTGCAGGAGAACCGGGTGCTCCGCGGCGGCCCCATCTACCTCGGGCCCATCCAGCACCTGTTCGTCACCGAACGGCTGGCGCTGGAGCTGTTCCCGGACACCTACTCCGGCGAGCTGTTCGACCGGGATGAATTGGCGGGTATCATCACGGGAGATAAGTAAAATATTCGGCATATATGTGGCAGAAAAACAGAATTCTAAACATAGGTGGCCCACAAAACGATTAACGTACAGAGTGCGAATGCATCGCCGCCGGATTCACCATACCCCGCAACGACGGCCCCACATGGATCTGACCCCCCTCCTCGATGCCGCCCGTGAGGGCCCCGAGGCGTTCGCCGCCGCCTGCCCCGACGACGGCGACGCCCGGCACGAACTCGCGACCGCGCTGCGCGAACGCGCCGAGAGCGACCCCGACGCCGTCGCCGATGCGCTCGCCGGCCTCGCGCCGCTGCTGGCGGACGACCGCGATTCGACCCGACTGCTGACGGCGAAGACGTACCTCGCGGTGGCCGAGGCGCGACCCGGCGCGGTTCCCACGGCGCCGCTCCGCGACGCGCTCGACGACGACTTCTACTACGTCCGGGGCCGGGCGGTCCAGGCGCTCGGGCGGGTGGCCCGCGCCCGCGGCGAGGTCGACCCGTCGTTGCTCGCGCGCCTGCTGAACGGGCTCGAACTCGAGCGCGAGGAGTCCCGCGAGCGCTACGCGGGCGCGCTGGCCGACTGCGCGCTGGCCGACGCGGCGGCGCTCCGCACCCTCGTGCCCGACATCGCCGACGCGCTCGACGACGACTCCGCGGTGGTGCGCTACCACCTCGTCACGGCGCTGGCGGCGGTCGCCGAGGTCGAACCGGGCTGGGTGGCGGACGTGGCTGACGCGCTCCGTGAGCAGCTCGCGGACGGGGAGTCGTACGTCGCCGGCCGCGCGGCCGAGGCGCTGGGGTACGCCGGGGTCGCGGTCGACCGCGCGGTGGCCGGCGATGGGGGCGACGCCGACGACGAGGCGCTCGCCTTCCGGGACGAACGGGTCGCGTTCGCGGCCGGCGACGCCCCGACAGCCGACCTGCCCGCCATCGCCGAGGGCCACGACGACGCGGCCGAGGCGGTGGCGGCGCCCGACGAGCAGGGCGACCCGGCGCTCCCCCCGGGCCATCCAGGGCACCCGGCGGGACCGGGTGGCCTCGGCCAGTGATTTAGGCCGGCCGAAACATCGACGGGTTCTTGTATCGTTAGGCGAGCCTAAAACGTAATGCCACGACGACCGACGCGGCGCGACGTACTGGGCGCGGGAGCAGCGGCGGGTGCGGGTCTGCTCGCGGGCTGTACGAGCGATGGCGACGGCGGCTCCGGCGACGGTTCCAGCGACCCGACGGCCACCGAGACGGACACCTCCTACACGGCCGAGTTGTTCCCCGTCGGCGAGGTGGAGTTCGAGTCCGTCCCGGAGTCGCTGACGACGTACAACATGGGCTGGGCGGACATGGTCGTCTCGCTCGGGCAGGCCACCAAGCTCCGGACGAACCGGCTGAGCGCGCCCACACTGTTCTACGACCGGTTCGACATCGACTACGACACCGACTACGCGGCGCTCTGGCAGAACGGCGGCTGGTCGAAGGAGGTCATGTACGACCGCGACCCCGACGTGTTCCTCTTCGACCCGAACCTCCTCGAACAGTGGGACGACAACTGGGCGGCCGAGGACACCGAGGAGCTCCGGTCGAACGTCGCCCCCTTCTTCGGCTGCCACAACCGCCGCATCCGCGGCGACTGGCAGATGGAACTGGGCTACCCCGAGCAGGCGCCGACGATGCTGGAGGCGTTCCAGAAGGTCGGCACGGTCCTCGACGAGGAGGCGCGCGCCCAGGCGTGGCTCGACCTCCACGCGGACCTGCAGTCGAACCTGCAGGACCGCCTGCCCGACGACGCCGAGTCGCCGTCCATCGCGCTGATCAACAGCGGCTCCAGTCCAGAGAAGGGGAAGTTCTACGTCCTCAACCTGGCCCAGGACGGTTACGAGATGAAGCCGTACCGCGACCTCGGGCTGGTCGACGCGGACGCGTTCGAGGGCGTCGAGACCGGCCAGTACGGCGAGACCGACTACGAGACCCTGCTGGAGGTCGACCCCGACGCCATCGTGGTCCACTGGGGCATCACGACGGGCTCGGTGACCTTCGACGGCGACGGCGCGTTCGACGCGGCCGAGTTCCAGAAGCGGTTCGTCACGCCGATGGAGGAGTCCAGCGCCGGCAGCGACCTCACCGCGGTCCAGGAGGGGCGCGTGCTGCCGGGTCCCACCGCCGAACAGGGGCCGCTCGTCAACGCCTTCCAGACCGAACTGACCGCGCGCCTGTTCTTCCCCGAGACGTTCGGCGAACTCGACCTCGACGCGCCGCTGGACGTGCCCGAGGAGGAGCAGCTGTTCGACCGCCAGCGGGTGGCGGATATCCTCGACGGGAAGGTCTGATCATGACGGGCGACGACACCGGAACGACGGCAGCACCGACCCGCGAGACACCGACCCGCCGCGCCCTGCTCGGTGCGGGCGCCACGGCGGGCGCGGGCCTGCTCGCGGGCTGTACAGACTCGCTGGTCGGTACCGGCGGCTCCGGCGACCCGACCGCGAGCCCGACCGACAGCTCGTACACGGTATCGATGGCTCCCGTCGGCCAGGTCGCCTTCGATGCCGTCCCCGAGGACGTGATGGTGTACAGCCTGCTGTACGCGGACATGGCGGTCGCGTTCGGCCACGGCGACGCGGTGAACTCGCTGGGGTTCGACGCGGCGGCCGGCGGCAACACGCTGGACGCCTACTACGAGCGGCTCCCGGGCGTCTCGTTCGAGTACGAGGACCTCACCCAGCTCAACAGCGGCTCCGGCGACATCCGCGTCGACCAGGAGCTGCTGTACGAACTCGACAGCGACCTCCACCTCGCGGACCCATGCCTGTTCCGCTCGTTCGACGGGTGGGGTGCCGCCGACATCGAGGCCATCCGCGAGCAGGTCGGGCCCTGGTTCGGCAACGTCTACAGCCGGAACCACGGCCAGCCGCCCGAGGGCTGCCGCGAGGGGTACGAGTACTACACCCTGCCCGAACTCGCCGGGCGCGTGGGGGCGGTGTTCCGCGAATCCGAGCGCGCCGCGGCACTCCAGTCGGTCAGGGAGGACCTGCTGGCGACCATCGAGGACGGCCTCCCGCCAGAGGACGAGCGCCCGACGGTCGGCGCGGTCATCTTCTCGCAGGGGACGTTCTACCCGTCGAACATCAATTCGACGGGGTTCGCGAACGCCCACGTCCGGCCGCTGGGTGCCGTCGACGCGTTCGACGATGTGGACTACGACACCACCTACGGCTACGAGGGGCTGCTGGAGATAGACCCCGACGTCATCCTCCACCAGTTCGGCATCGCCTCCTACTACGACGTGGGGAGCATCCGCGAGACGGTCGCGAACGACGAGGTGGGGGCGGAGCTCGCGGCCATCCGGAACGACCGGTTCTACCCCTCGGGCACCCCGACGCAGGGGCCGCTGATGAACCTGTTCCAGCTGGAGATGACCGCCAAGCAGCTCTACCCCGAGCAGTTCGGCGCGTGGCCCGGCTACGAGGCCGGGGCGCCGTACCCTGAACTCCCCGAGGGCGAACGGCTGTTCGACCGCGAGCGCGTGGCGAGCATCGTCCGGGGGGAACCCTGATGCCCGACGACGCGGCAGCGGCACTGACCCGGGCCCGCGAGCGGGTCGAGGAACTGGCCGACCCCGACGGCGCGTTCGCGGTCGCCTGCGCGGAGACGGGCGTGCGGCCGCCGCCGGTCTGGGGCTCGCGCTTCCCGTCGTTCGAGGCCGCCGAACGCGCCCGCGACGCCGCGGTCGCCTACCGCGAGGCGCTCCGTGAACTCGACCCCTATTGCGAGCAGTACGACCTCGTGGTCTGCGAGGAGACCGACTCCTCGCTCGGCTTCGCCAGCGTCCGCGAGACGACGGCCGGCCGCCGGGCCAACGGCCTCCCCCGGACCCGCCGGACCGTCACGCTGGCGGGCGACGGCCGCGACGAGTGGCTCCGCGTCGAGAACGCGCCCATCGTCGACCTCGTCGGGCCCGAGGCGCTGCTCGACGACGAGGTGGTCGAGCGGCAGCTCCGGACGATGGGGGGCGAGCGATGACCGGGGACGAGCCGGCGACCGATACCGACGTGGCTGCCACGTCCGGGAGCGGGCAGGACTCGGTCGCTGCGGCCGAACCGGGGGCGATGCGCGCCCGGACGTGGTCCCTCGCCGCCAGCTTCCGCGACCCCGCGGACTACGGCATCCCCTCGCTGCCCGAGTGGACCGTCTATCACGGTGATGGCGGGGCGATGGCACTCGGGCCCGAGGACGGTGACGGCGTGTTCATCGCCGCGGACGATCCGGTGCCGGTCCGGCGGTAGTACCGTCGCGACCCACTACTCCTCAGTGTCGTCCTCCCCGACGGCGACGGGCCCATCCAGCCCCGACGGGACCTCCGCGTCGTACGGCAGCGTCTCGACCAGTTCGGCCGCGACCTCGTGGTCCATCACCGCGGCCATCTCCATCGCCTTCCCCTCGTGGTCGTCGAGGTCGAGCACGCTCCGGAAGAACCACGAGAGCAGGACGTACGTCTCGTGCAGCTCCTCGGCGCGGGCCCGGCCCGCGTCGGTGAGCGCGACGCCCTCGTACGGTTCGTAGTCGACCAGCCCGTCCTCGCCGAGCTTGCGGAACATCTCCGAGGCCGTCGCCGGCGACCGGCCGAGCCGCTCGGCCACCCGCCCGGGCGAAACCGGCGGGTCGCCCTGGTGCTCGGCGATGTACAGCGCCAGCACGTACTCGTCCCGCCCGCTCATCCGCCCGCCCTCCGCGCGGGGGCGCCTCGGCCGCGCGTCCGGCTGCCCCGCCGGTCCCGTCCGTCGATGACTCGCGCACTCACCATGATTTTAGGCTAGCCTAAATATACAAAACAATTCGGGTCCGCCGCGCCGCTCGCGACGGCGCTGGCGCCGGCCTGCCGGGGCGGCCGGCGCACCCGTCTGCGGCCCAGAGGAACCCCGAACCGCAACCCTCATGAATGCTTAGGTTGGCCTAAAATACAACGAGATGTTCACGGAGGGGCTGGATGGCGACTGAGACACGCGAGGTGCTGGGTCGCGAGGTCGGCTGGCTGGACCGCTCGCTCGCGGTGACCTGTGCGGCGGGGCTCGTCGTCACCGTGCTGGCGGGGCTGGTGCAGGTCCGCTTCGGCGCCTACGACATGACGTTCTGGCAGGTCGTCGGCGCCGTCTTCGACCCGCTGGTGTGGTTTCGGCCGAACGTGCTGGCGTCGTTCGTCCTCGGTGACGGCCTGGCGAGCGCGCTCGGCTTCCGGACGGAGTTCGACCTGCCGACGACGACGCTCATCGTCTGGAACGTCCGCCTGCCGCGCGTCCTCGTGGGCGCGCTGGTCGGCCTGAACCTGGCGCTCTCGGGCGCGGTGTTCCAGGCGGTCACGCGCAACGAACTCGCGAGCCCGTTCATCCTCGGCGTCTCCTCGGGGGCCGGCTTCGCCGTCCTGCTGACGCTGGTCGTCTTCGCCAACTTCGCCGCGCTCCTCCCGCTGACGGCGGCGCTCGGCGGTACCGTCGCCTTCCTCGTCGTCTACGCCATCGCGTGGCAGGGCGGCACCTCCCCCGTCCGCCTCGTCCTGGCGGGCGTCATCGTCGGGACCGTCCTCAACTCGATGCAGACGGCGCTGTTCTTCTTCGCCTCGGACCTGGGCACGGTGCAGGCGGCCATCGCGTGGACCACGGGGTCGCTGACCGGCGTCGACTGGGAGCAGGTCCGGATGATTCTCCCACCGACGCTGCTCGTGCTGCCCGGCGCCGTCCTGGGCGCGCGCTACCTGAACGTCCTCCTCCTGGGCGAGTCGACCGCGAGCGCGCTCGGGATGCGCGTCGAGCGCGCGCGCTTCCTCCTCTCGGCGCTGGCCATCCTCGCGGCCGCGGCCGCGGTCGCCGTCGCGGGCATCGTCGGCTTCGTCGGCCTCATCGTCCCGCACATGGTCCGCACCGTGGTCGGGAGTGACTACCGCCGGCTGATGGTCGGCTGTGCGTTCGTCGGCCCGGCGCTCCTCGTCGCGGCCGACCTGGGTGCGCGCCTGGCCTTCCAGTTCGCCACGGGCGCGCCCATCCAGCTCCCGGTCGGCATCGTCACCGGCCTCGTCGGCGGGCCGTACTTCCTCTACCTGATGCGGCGGGAGCAGAACCTGGGTGACCTCTGATGGATGGGACACGCGCGACAGAGACGGACGACGGGCCGGCCTCGAGCGACCACGGGACGGGCGACCGGACGGGGGATTCGCCGGGGTCGGCGGAGGCCGGGGCGGCCGCCAGCGAACTCGTCGGGCGCGACCTCGCCATCGGCTACCCCGCGACCGACGAGCCCGTCGTCGAGTGCGAGCGCGTCGTCATCCCCGCGGGCGAGGTGACCGCGCTCGTGGGGCCGAACGGGAGCGGGAAGTCGACGCTCCTGAA from Haloglomus litoreum includes the following:
- a CDS encoding DHH family phosphoesterase, translated to MAATVAAPDPDEMPVPELAEDAARCARRLAAADRVLLASHIDADGLTSAAVASTALERAGIPYEVVFEKQLDAESVAGIADRDYDTVLFTDFGSGQLDIIAAHERAGHFEPVIADHHQPATGEAADGGACETEFHLNPLLRGLNGASELSGAGAAYVLARALEPVGAEREHGRDADNRDLAALAVVGAVGDMQASGGELHGANAGIVAEGVAAGVLDEGQDLAVYGKQTRPLPKLLEYATDTFVPGISNDEAGAIEFLRSLDLDLQDADGDWRTWVDLPREEQQAITSGLIERAIRSGVPAHKAENLVGTTYTLLDEPVGTELRDASEFSTLLNATARYERADVGLAVCRGDRDAGLARARTLLRDHRRNLSEGLNWVKRTGVTREDNLQWFDAGDEIRETIVGIIAGMAVGTSGVDRNTPIIAFARKSDEETKVSSRGTPALVGQGLDLSVVMGEASAAVGGGGGGHDVAAGATIPAGEERAFIEEADRIVGDQLG
- a CDS encoding ABC transporter substrate-binding protein gives rise to the protein MADHSGRGVSRRDVLTTGAGVAGATLLAGCSEGFGGTGGGDGGDGGDTYTVSMAPTGEVSFDRPPESVAHYFPGYADMAVAVGHADSVNSVGVVSRYHVDHYDELDGVSIDKSSLTELVGESGIDKELLYDLDSDLHMIDPEWLVNNGFFGFEQADIEELSENVAPFLGNSIFRRTDKWHDYRFYTLYEAFGKVAKAHQEEERYESFRAFHDDFLAALQASLPSADARPNGLLCFAGSDEPEAFSPYRLTDKGTNKKPFRDLGIPDALAGTGIEGLSTTERGQIDYEAMLQVDPDALFVRGHEDKSRGEFEDTVVAFMEQHDTASELTAVQENRVLRGGPIYLGPIQHLFVTERLALELFPDTYSGELFDRDELAGIITGDK
- a CDS encoding ABC transporter substrate-binding protein, which translates into the protein MPRRPTRRDVLGAGAAAGAGLLAGCTSDGDGGSGDGSSDPTATETDTSYTAELFPVGEVEFESVPESLTTYNMGWADMVVSLGQATKLRTNRLSAPTLFYDRFDIDYDTDYAALWQNGGWSKEVMYDRDPDVFLFDPNLLEQWDDNWAAEDTEELRSNVAPFFGCHNRRIRGDWQMELGYPEQAPTMLEAFQKVGTVLDEEARAQAWLDLHADLQSNLQDRLPDDAESPSIALINSGSSPEKGKFYVLNLAQDGYEMKPYRDLGLVDADAFEGVETGQYGETDYETLLEVDPDAIVVHWGITTGSVTFDGDGAFDAAEFQKRFVTPMEESSAGSDLTAVQEGRVLPGPTAEQGPLVNAFQTELTARLFFPETFGELDLDAPLDVPEEEQLFDRQRVADILDGKV
- a CDS encoding ABC transporter substrate-binding protein produces the protein MTGDDTGTTAAPTRETPTRRALLGAGATAGAGLLAGCTDSLVGTGGSGDPTASPTDSSYTVSMAPVGQVAFDAVPEDVMVYSLLYADMAVAFGHGDAVNSLGFDAAAGGNTLDAYYERLPGVSFEYEDLTQLNSGSGDIRVDQELLYELDSDLHLADPCLFRSFDGWGAADIEAIREQVGPWFGNVYSRNHGQPPEGCREGYEYYTLPELAGRVGAVFRESERAAALQSVREDLLATIEDGLPPEDERPTVGAVIFSQGTFYPSNINSTGFANAHVRPLGAVDAFDDVDYDTTYGYEGLLEIDPDVILHQFGIASYYDVGSIRETVANDEVGAELAAIRNDRFYPSGTPTQGPLMNLFQLEMTAKQLYPEQFGAWPGYEAGAPYPELPEGERLFDRERVASIVRGEP
- a CDS encoding DUF7552 domain-containing protein; the encoded protein is MPDDAAAALTRARERVEELADPDGAFAVACAETGVRPPPVWGSRFPSFEAAERARDAAVAYREALRELDPYCEQYDLVVCEETDSSLGFASVRETTAGRRANGLPRTRRTVTLAGDGRDEWLRVENAPIVDLVGPEALLDDEVVERQLRTMGGER
- a CDS encoding metal-dependent transcriptional regulator codes for the protein MSGRDEYVLALYIAEHQGDPPVSPGRVAERLGRSPATASEMFRKLGEDGLVDYEPYEGVALTDAGRARAEELHETYVLLSWFFRSVLDLDDHEGKAMEMAAVMDHEVAAELVETLPYDAEVPSGLDGPVAVGEDDTEE
- a CDS encoding FecCD family ABC transporter permease — encoded protein: MATETREVLGREVGWLDRSLAVTCAAGLVVTVLAGLVQVRFGAYDMTFWQVVGAVFDPLVWFRPNVLASFVLGDGLASALGFRTEFDLPTTTLIVWNVRLPRVLVGALVGLNLALSGAVFQAVTRNELASPFILGVSSGAGFAVLLTLVVFANFAALLPLTAALGGTVAFLVVYAIAWQGGTSPVRLVLAGVIVGTVLNSMQTALFFFASDLGTVQAAIAWTTGSLTGVDWEQVRMILPPTLLVLPGAVLGARYLNVLLLGESTASALGMRVERARFLLSALAILAAAAAVAVAGIVGFVGLIVPHMVRTVVGSDYRRLMVGCAFVGPALLVAADLGARLAFQFATGAPIQLPVGIVTGLVGGPYFLYLMRREQNLGDL